A window of the Henckelia pumila isolate YLH828 chromosome 3, ASM3356847v2, whole genome shotgun sequence genome harbors these coding sequences:
- the LOC140892613 gene encoding uncharacterized protein At4g22758-like, which yields MGSPKSQRDGGHKKNKKGKLAEKASSFHGRGGEAASEMLPRPRTVPDLLSGARIGGSTAEDMALRGRPAKLTKLLCKVTVQRSLGPVQVLISLEATVEDLIAAALRQYSKEARRSILSSDASAFDLHYSQFSLESLDRAAEIRELGSRNFFLCPKMTAAAAESAGGAVTTSNSSCSSEADVGRKKVLPWLKFMDFLL from the exons ATGGGGTCACCGAAGAGTCAGCGCGATGGAGGCCACAAGAAGAACAAGAAAGGGAAATTAGCGGAGAAAGCGTCGTCGTTTCACGGCAGAGGTGGCGAGGCGGCGTCGGAGATGCTTCCCAGGCCTAGGACGGTGCCGGACTTGTTGTCCGGCGCGAGGATCGGCGGAAGCACGGCGGAGGATATGGCGCTGAGAGGGAGGCCGGCGAAGCTGACGAAACTGCTGTGTAAAGTGACGGTGCAGAGGAGTCTCGGCCCGGTGCAGGTGTTGATCTCGCTGGAGGCGACGGTGGAGGATCTGATCGCGGCGGCGCTGCGCCAGTATTCGAAAGAAGCGCGGCGGTCGATTCTTTCGTCCGATGCTTCGGCCTTTGACCTCCATTACTCACAATTCAGCTTAGAAA GTTTAGATCGTGCGGCGGAGATACGGGAATTGGGATCTAGAAACTTCTTCCTCTGTCCGAAAAtgacggcggcggcggcggagaGTGCCGGCGGCGCTGTAACAACGTCaaattcgagctgttctagtgaAGCTGATGTGGGCAGGAAGAAGGTGTTGCCATGGCTCAAATTCATGGATTTTTTGCTATAA